Part of the Candidatus Brocadia sinica JPN1 genome, AAAAGATGCTTGCCTTTATTCAGGAATTTTACATCAAAAAAAATCACCTCTCCGGAACCCTGGCCCAGCGCCTGACTCCTGAGGAAGTTCACGCCACGAGGGCAACTCACCGGCAACTCTTTACCACTGCAAGAGTTATTGATGGAGTGAAAGCAGTAGTGGCTGCTGAAGCGGACAGTGAGAGGCAATTTTTCCCCCTGGCAGAAAAGGCATTTCGTGAGATAGAACGCATTGAAAGGCTTTTTAGGAAAGAATTGCAGGCGTTAAACAGGAAGGCTGGAAAAACTGCTTTTCCCTGCGACAAAGAGGTATTTGAGGTAATGAAACGATGTTACCAATATGGGGTGATTACGGAAGGCGCTTTTGACGTAACAGTATCTCCGTTACTGGAGCAACGGGGAATTTACCAGGGTAAACGAAAGGAGATAAAGGAAAGCAAGCTTGGAACCCTTCTTCAGGCGGTCTCCTATAAAAATATAAAGATCCATGATGATGATAAGGTAATTTCTTTCGCTCATAAACAAACAAAAGTCCACCTGGGGCCTGTGGTAAAAGGATATGCAATAGACAAGGCATTGGAACTTTTTCATAATTCGGGGCTCACGAATGTTTGCATTAACTACGGGGGTATGAGCCGTATGCTCAATGCTCCTTCTGGGAAAAATGCGTGGAAGGTAGGGGGTTCCTCACCCCATAAAGGAGAATTTTATCGTAGGTTCTCTTGATTTGATTAATCAAGGTGTGGCATTCGTTGGTGATTATTCAAGATATCCTACGGTACAGGACAAATTTTATATGCACCTCGTGGATCCAAAAACGGGAATGCTGAACGGGAATGAAAATCTAGCCGTTATAGCTACAGCACCTACTGCAGAAGAAGCGGGAGTATTGGCAACAGTCCTTTTTATGAATGGTACAAAAGATAGAAAAAACCTATCAACGATTTTTCCAAATACGGGGTGGTTGATTCTTTCTGATAAGCCACAGAATAGTATCGTATTTCAGGGATCACCAGGATTAATGAAAAAATTCAAGAAAGGAGAAGAAAAGATTTTTAAGTTTGGCAAGGGTTCTGGTTGTCCCTTTAGCCCATGACGGCAGGAAGCAGTTTCTCGCCTCAGACCTTTGTTCCTCAACGAACCACCACAGTGTCTGAAAATGTATCAAAAGATGCACTGAAAGACACGATGCTGCTGAAAGTTGCTGAAGACCTGATTGAACTGATCCGTACAAGCGAACCTTTGTTCAGCTGATTTTCCCGTTTTTACGGACTAACATCAGCGATTATAAGGAGGTTACACATGTTAACTGACACATTTTTTGTATGTCCAAATTGTGGTAACTCTAAAAAATTTGTAACTATTCAGTGAAAATATTTTAAAATATGTTTGACAGGATATCCGGGACAGAGAGTCGTTTGGATTAGTTTGTGGCATATATGGCCTGTAGAGGTGGTTAGTACAGCCTACATGAGGAGAGAGCACAGACATGGACAGGCTGGTGTTGGTAAGAGGAATTCGTGCTTTTGTCGTGTCTTATAGCGCCAATAAAAAGGATGAAAAAGCCTGTGATATAATAGCCGCAGTAAATAAATGGGTGGCTCATCATACAGGCGGATTCATTGACGATAGACAATATAGACATAGAGGTAACGCTCCAAAAAGTAGAGAAGCTTCTTTCTGAAGAGAAAGTGCTGTCGCCAGCCATGAGGTCCATGGTAGAGTTATTGGTAGTAGTAATAACGCTGCTGGTTGGTCGTTTAAACCGTAACAGTCGCAACAGCAGTAAGCCTCCCTCAAGTGATCCGAATCGCAAGAGAGAAAGCAAGGCGAAGGGCGAGAGGAAGGCGGGTGGACAAAAGGGTCGTGAGGGGGTGACGCTGAAAAGGGTTGAGAACCCTGATAAGGTGGAAGTGATAAAAGTAGACCAAAGGAAGTTGCCGCGTGGGGAATATACGGTGGTGGGTTACGAAGCGCGCCAGGTGTTTGATATGAAGATTTCACGGGAGGTAACAGAGTATCGTGCAGAGATAGTTGAGGACGCGGAGGGGAACCGATTTATCGCGCCCTTTCCTGAAGGAATAACAAAGGCGGCGCAGTATGGGGCGGATTTGAAGGCGCATGCAGTATATATGTCACAGTATCAACTGATACCCTACAAGAGGATTCAGGAGTATTTTGAAGAGCAGATGTCGATGCCGGTGAGTGAAGGTTCCTTGTACAATTTTAATCAGGAAGCCTACGAATATCTGGAAATCTTTGAGGAGAAAAGCAAAGCAGAACTCACCAAGTCAGAGGTGTTGCATGTGGATGAAACGAGTATTAACAAGAACGGGGATAGATATTGGTTGCATAGCGCATCCAATAGGCAGTGGACATGTTTTTATCCTCACGAAGGGAGAGGGACAGAGGCAATAGATAGCATAGGAATATTGCCCCAATTTCGTGGGATTCTTTGTCACGACCATTTGAAGGCGTATTACACCTATCCCTGTACGCACGCGCTCTGTAATGCGCACCACCTGAGAGAATTAGAGGGTGTGTGGGAAGAGGACAATAAGCAGCAGTGGGCGAAAGAGATGAAGGCCTTGCTTGAAGAGATAAATCGTGCAACATGCGATGCCGGAGGAATGTTGGGCGCCGATGAGTCTGAAAAATATCGGCACAGGTACCGGGTGATATTGCAAAACGCAGAAGCCGAAAGCCCTCCCCCTGATGAAACAAACCGTAAGGGGAAAAGGGGGCGAGTGAAAAGGACAAAAGCCAGAAATCTTCTGGAACGATTACGAAAGTATGAGGATGATGTCCTGAGGTTTATGGACAATAAAAACGTCCCTTTTACGAATAATTTGGCTGAAAACGACATCAGGATGACAAAGGTTCAGCAGAAAATATCGGGCTGCTTTCGTTCTTTGGAGGGAGCCAGGATTTTTTGCCGCATTCGCAGCTACCTCTCAACTTGTCGAAAACAAGGGGTAAATTTGAGACAGGCATTAAAGATGCTATTTCATGGCGAATTGCCTGATTTTGTTCGCTCATAGCAATTATGAGCGAATATACGCTGAATAGTTACAAAAATTTACAGTATTTACGAGTAGCTTCCAGGTGATTGAACAATCACAAGAAACAGGGGTGCGTATCCATGAAAGTAGCATATTACCCAATTTAAGGCAGTCAGATAACTACATTGAATGCCAGCCATGTTCTCAAAGATATGAGTACGATGATGCATTGAATATTGGTAAAAAACATATTCAAGTGACTAAAAGATTTTTCAGTAAATTCACACGGTGAAGGAATGTATTTCTCTCTAATAATGAGACATCCTCACGCTCAATAGAACAGGCAAAGAGTGCCAATTTTTAATAAAATATACCCAATATTTGAGGTTTTCTAAAAAACGAAATTGATACGATAAAAGGAGGAGAATTATGTCTATCGTTTGTCATTTCAGAAAGGTATTATTTTTAGCTTTATTTGTGATTTTGTCTTTACCAGTCGTTTCCTATGCGAAGGATATGAAAGATATTACTTCTACGGATTTGAAAGAGGTCATTCGGTCAAATACAGGTAAAATAGTTGTAGTAACGTTCTGGGCAACGTGGTGCAAGGTCTGCAAGGAGCATCTCCCGGAACTCGATACCCTCTACGGAAAATATAAAGAAAAGAACGTAGAAATAATAGGGGTATCGCTGGATGATAAAGCGAAAGAAGTGAAAGACTTTGTTGAAAGAAAAGGGATTACCTTTCCTATTTTTCGGGCTAAGGATAAAGAGGAGATGAACTATGTTTACAACATCAGGAAAATTCCTATTATCTACTATTATAAAAATGGGGAACTGGAACACGTAGAGGAAGGCTATACCGACCCTAAGCATATCGAAGAGGATCTGCGCAGTTGTATGGAAGGCTCCAGGCCTCCCCACAAAGAGACGACTTCGACATCCCGGTAGCCGTCGATTTCTCTATTTGTGAAACTGGCTGAGAATCGAAAGTCTAAAAAAATAATTTTCATTTGTGGCATTTTATGGTAAAAAATTCGGGTTGCTCATCTTTTTACGAAAGAAGCATATGTTTCAATTTATTTTCATGACAGTACTATGAAGACTGGTATTGCACATCTTCCGCTTCACGGAGGCAAGGCGCCGTCCTGGCTGTTTCAGCGGATGAAACGCCTTGTGCGTGAGATTATCATTGCCATTGTGAACGAGTATGGACCCCAGGAAATGCCCAAAAGACTTTCTGACCCATTCTGGTTCCAGGCGTTGGGCTGCGTGTTGGGATTTGACTGGCATTCAAGCGGTGTGACCACAACCACCTGTGGGGCGCTGAAAGAAGGTATCAAGGGGCTTGAGAAGGAACTGGGACTTTTCATTGCCGGAGGCAAGGGCGGGACTTCCCGGAAGACGCCCTCGGAGATTGTGGGTGTGGGTGAGCAATTGTCGTGTGATCCGGAAAAACTTGTCTATGCCAGCCGTATGAGCGCCAAGGTGGATAGTAGCGCTGTGCAGGATGGGTATCAGATCTATCACCATTCGTTCATCTTCACGAAGTCCGGGGATTGGGCCGTTGTCCAGCAGGGGATGAACGATGCCAATAAGTATGCCCGCCGGTACCACTGGCTGGGTAGTAAGGTTACAAATTTTGTCGTGGAGCCACATCAGGCCATTTGCTGCGATTCCAGGGGAAATACCTTGAATATGGTAGCGGGGGAAAGTGACGAAGCAAGAAAGATGACGGTCATACTTTCCCAGGTAAAACCGGATACCTTAGTAAGTGAAATCAAGAAGATGCAGAACTTGTATTTGCCTTCCCGTCATCACGTCGATGTCCATGATATTCACCCCGACAGGCTCTATAAGATATTCACAAAAACCTACGAAACTGTTCCTAAAGATTTTGAATCCCTGCTGGGAATAGAAGGAGTAGGACCAAAGACCATTCGTGCCCTGGCCCTGATCTCAGAGATTGTCTATGGTAAAGCCCCCAGTTTCAATGACCCAGTAAGATACAGCTTTGCGCATGGTGGCAAGGATGGACACCCGTTCCCTGTTGATAAGGAGGTTTATGATCGTTCCATTGAGATATTGAGAAAGGCCCTCAAACAATCGAAGGTGGGAAACAGTGAGAAGATGGACGCTATCAAACGATTGAATTACCTTGATGCGTAGGATTTTCAATTTTGATAATTAGGAGAGGAAGATTCTATCCGCAGGGATGTCTATTACAAGAAACAGTGTTATCTTATCAATAACGCAAGTATGAATTAAAAGGTTTTAAGATTAGTATATATTTCCAGTCTAACGATAAGTTAAGCAGCGTGGTCGGGGAAGTACCTTTGTTTGAAAAACCATCGCTTCTACCCAGCAAACATGAACCTGTTACGAGGACGACGCGGCCACGTCTGTCTTGAACGCCGTGTTATCCCTCGTTTTTATTGCGAAAGACGTGAATTACTATTTACAATTTTATCGTATTGCCGCCGCAAATAAATTATAGCTAWGATTTTGGGCTAGCGACTAAATTAAACTTATTTAGCAACCAATTGAGTAAAACTCTTTGGTCATTAATTGTTGCACGACGTGCTTGGGAGAGCAAATGAATTTGGTCGGGTTTTGGTAGTGCTGTATTTTGTAAACCTTCATTACAGTTAGTACAAATAGCGCGAAGATTTTGCGGTGTATCGTCGCCACCTTTTGATTTATCTAAAATATGGCCAATTGTTAAACGAACAGTGCGAGGGCCTCCTAGAGGATCTGGGTCACCTGCTGCAACGCCGCACATTTGGCAAGTAAAACCATTGCGTTCTAAAACCTGAGCACGCGTTTCTTTTGAGATGCCACATTTAAAAGCAGGGATACGAGCAATTGTTTCAAGAAGATATTGGCCTGGCTTTAAATCAGAACGGTCTTTGTGAGATAGAATTTGATATCCTTCTTCATCCCGTAGCTCGCGAACCCGACGTGCCCATTCAACAGCGCCGCCACTCGCACGCTGTATTTGCTTTGAATCTAAAACTTTACCAATATTTGCTAAAAAGTAATTTAGAATTAATTCTTTAGATCCGGAGGGCTTTTTGGCAGCCATAGCTTATGCGTTCCTTTGAAAAAGTGGAATATTTTGGATTTAATTCAATAAGAATAGCACTCCGATCTAATTCTTGAGCAACTACTCCTGTGGTTCCAGATCCACCAAATGGGTCTAATATAGAATCGCCGACTTGGCTACCAAGAAGAACGCAACGGCGTACTAATTCACGTGGAAAGGTTGCTGGATGGTCATTACCACTGCTGTCAGGGCCAAGAAGCCAGTAGTTTCTCAAATTAGCACCAGACGCTTCTCTTACGGCGGCTGCATTGTAATAATAAGTTGGCGATTTTGACATTAGAAAAATATCTTCGGTTGCATTTGTTGGTCTGTTTTTTACGCTTTCCGGCATGGCTGTTTTTTTAACCCAAGTTATTCTTGACCTAAATATCCAACCGTCTTCTTGTAATGCAAAGGCGACACGCCAAGGGATACCCATTAAATCTCTATCTTTCAAGCCCCAACAATCTGGAACTTTGCAATTTCGTTTTTGAATAAGCTTTTTTGTATTACCAACTACTGCGTTTGGGCCGCAACTACCAGTTCCACCATTTCGTGCATAACCATCGCCAATGTTTAACCAAAGAGTACCATCTTTACGTAAAACACGCCAAACTTCGCTAAAAACCTCAACAAGGCTTTTTACGTATTGAACTGGTGACGGCTCCGCACCAATTTGGGAGGAATGGTTATAATCGCGAAGACCCCAATATGGTGGAGAAGTGACGCAACACTGAACTGATTCTGCAGGGAGATTAGGAAGGATTTTGCGGCAATCCCCTGTAAATATTTGTAAATCATTTATCTTAAAATCTGGTATCATTTCTCTCTCATTTTTTTTTCATGGTATGGTTTGGCAGCGGTGGTTTGGGTTTTAATGCATCAAATATACCGAATTCCGGAGCTTACTCGTAAGCCATTTGCCATTGTCTTTATTGCGGTATAACATGATTATACAGTCTGTATAAAACGGCATACACCGAATCTCTCACTATATATATATAAGAAGTTGCCGTGTCTTCTTGTCACGCATTGTAACTACTTTCACATCAGCTTTTTCTGCATTTTTCGCCAATCGTCCATTCCGGATTATACAGACTGTATAATCCGACCTACAACCCATCGACCGGGCTTCGGACACCGTGACCTCTTTTGCTCAAGATAGGGGTGTAGATCATCGTCATGCTGATGTCTTTGGCGAAGACAATCAGAGATTATCATTTACCGTTTTGCAATGTCAAGCTTCTTTTACATGGAGAAATGCCAGAAAATTGTTTTTCTTTGAAAAGGATAATAATACAAAAATAAAAATGCAAGTATTTTATGGTTTTTCCGGGAAAGAACGAGGGCGAATCTTTCCAGGCTATCCGAGAATAGATAACAATTGAGTTTTTTGAAAAAGCA contains:
- a CDS encoding FAD:protein FMN transferase, whose product is MKRYFFLLLLPWNFILFSSISSGQSLLEEGEPPENYQFQVFLEEEGAIAKVFAGCDQVESEILALTPEGLEYFKGILKRPDLEATFEVFIGKKGPVIDRYAIITEEMGCFHPITWILSTNAEGKILDIAVMIYRESRGQEVSRRRFLKQFEGKSLKDPLSTNKDIIKITGATTSVQAVCRGVKKMLAFIQEFYIKKNHLSGTLAQRLTPEEVHATRATHRQLFTTARVIDGVKAVVAAEADSERQFFPLAEKAFREIERIERLFRKELQALNRKAGKTAFPCDKEVFEVMKRCYQYGVITEGAFDVTVSPLLEQRGIYQGKRKEIKESKLGTLLQAVSYKNIKIHDDDKVISFAHKQTKVHLGPVVKGYAIDKALELFHNSGLTNVCINYGGMSRMLNAPSGKNAWKVGGSSPHKGEFYRRFS
- a CDS encoding FAD:protein FMN transferase, giving the protein MINQGVAFVGDYSRYPTVQDKFYMHLVDPKTGMLNGNENLAVIATAPTAEEAGVLATVLFMNGTKDRKNLSTIFPNTGWLILSDKPQNSIVFQGSPGLMKKFKKGEEKIFKFGKGSGCPFSP
- the tnpC gene encoding IS66 family transposase yields the protein MTIDNIDIEVTLQKVEKLLSEEKVLSPAMRSMVELLVVVITLLVGRLNRNSRNSSKPPSSDPNRKRESKAKGERKAGGQKGREGVTLKRVENPDKVEVIKVDQRKLPRGEYTVVGYEARQVFDMKISREVTEYRAEIVEDAEGNRFIAPFPEGITKAAQYGADLKAHAVYMSQYQLIPYKRIQEYFEEQMSMPVSEGSLYNFNQEAYEYLEIFEEKSKAELTKSEVLHVDETSINKNGDRYWLHSASNRQWTCFYPHEGRGTEAIDSIGILPQFRGILCHDHLKAYYTYPCTHALCNAHHLRELEGVWEEDNKQQWAKEMKALLEEINRATCDAGGMLGADESEKYRHRYRVILQNAEAESPPPDETNRKGKRGRVKRTKARNLLERLRKYEDDVLRFMDNKNVPFTNNLAENDIRMTKVQQKISGCFRSLEGARIFCRIRSYLSTCRKQGVNLRQALKMLFHGELPDFVRS
- a CDS encoding TlpA family protein disulfide reductase; translated protein: MSIVCHFRKVLFLALFVILSLPVVSYAKDMKDITSTDLKEVIRSNTGKIVVVTFWATWCKVCKEHLPELDTLYGKYKEKNVEIIGVSLDDKAKEVKDFVERKGITFPIFRAKDKEEMNYVYNIRKIPIIYYYKNGELEHVEEGYTDPKHIEEDLRSCMEGSRPPHKETTSTSR
- a CDS encoding DUF763 domain-containing protein, which codes for MKTGIAHLPLHGGKAPSWLFQRMKRLVREIIIAIVNEYGPQEMPKRLSDPFWFQALGCVLGFDWHSSGVTTTTCGALKEGIKGLEKELGLFIAGGKGGTSRKTPSEIVGVGEQLSCDPEKLVYASRMSAKVDSSAVQDGYQIYHHSFIFTKSGDWAVVQQGMNDANKYARRYHWLGSKVTNFVVEPHQAICCDSRGNTLNMVAGESDEARKMTVILSQVKPDTLVSEIKKMQNLYLPSRHHVDVHDIHPDRLYKIFTKTYETVPKDFESLLGIEGVGPKTIRALALISEIVYGKAPSFNDPVRYSFAHGGKDGHPFPVDKEVYDRSIEILRKALKQSKVGNSEKMDAIKRLNYLDA
- a CDS encoding HNH endonuclease, which gives rise to MAAKKPSGSKELILNYFLANIGKVLDSKQIQRASGGAVEWARRVRELRDEEGYQILSHKDRSDLKPGQYLLETIARIPAFKCGISKETRAQVLERNGFTCQMCGVAAGDPDPLGGPRTVRLTIGHILDKSKGGDDTPQNLRAICTNCNEGLQNTALPKPDQIHLLSQARRATINDQRVLLNWLLNKFNLVASPKS
- a CDS encoding DNA-methyltransferase — protein: MIPDFKINDLQIFTGDCRKILPNLPAESVQCCVTSPPYWGLRDYNHSSQIGAEPSPVQYVKSLVEVFSEVWRVLRKDGTLWLNIGDGYARNGGTGSCGPNAVVGNTKKLIQKRNCKVPDCWGLKDRDLMGIPWRVAFALQEDGWIFRSRITWVKKTAMPESVKNRPTNATEDIFLMSKSPTYYYNAAAVREASGANLRNYWLLGPDSSGNDHPATFPRELVRRCVLLGSQVGDSILDPFGGSGTTGVVAQELDRSAILIELNPKYSTFSKERISYGCQKALRI